Genomic DNA from Dehalococcoidia bacterium:
GGTAGCGTCGCACTGCGCGGCAAGCGCCGGCCGCGCTCGCCCGGTGCCGACGGGTTGAATTCGGCGGCCGCGAGCGGGCGCAATCCCATGCATAGCGGCGGCTACGCCGTGGCCGCGGCCTCCTTCGGCGCGAACTCGTTGCGCAGGCCCTGCGCGAGCGTCTGCGGCACGACCCGTGCGAGTTCATCTACGGTCCACATATCGCCGGGCGCGAAGATCGTGCGCTCGGGCACCGGCTCTGAGTAGAGCGATACCTGGTTGCCGCGCACCATGAAGGTGCGTCCGTTGATGTTCTGCGCCTCATCCGTGGCGAGATAGACAACCATCGGCGCCACCGCCTCGGGTTTCAGCTCGGCCAGCGTGTTGGAGCCGGCGCGGGTGACGCCCGCCGCGGCCGAGCGCCGCGCCGCCTCGGCCACCTCCGGACTGAGCGTGAGGCGTGTACCGGCGGTCGGGCGGATGGCGTTGCAGGTGGCGCCGTAGCGGCCGAGGTCACGCGCCACCGTGCGTGTCAGGCCGACGATCCCCTCTTTGGCCGCGCTGTAGTTCGCCTGGCCCATGTTGCCGAGGCCGGAGGTGGACGAGGTGTTGATGATGCGGCCCGATCGCTGCTGGCGGAAGATCACGCCGGCCGCCTTGATCGTGGTGAAGTGGCCCTTCAGATGCACGTCGACGACCGCGTCCCACTCTTCTTCGGACATGTTGAAGACCATGCGGTCGCGCAGGATGCCGGCGTTGTTGACGAGGATGTCGAGCCGCCCGAACGTGTCGAGCGCCGTCTTCACCATGCTCTCGCCGCCCTGCATCTCCGCGACGTTGGCGTAGTTGGCGACGGCGCGACCGCCGGCGGCCTTGATCTCGGCCACCACCTGGTCGGCGGGCCCGCCGTCGTGCCCCGTGCCGTCCACGTTGCCGCCCAGGTCGTTCACGACGACCGCGGCGCCCTCCGCCGCCAGCAGCATTGCCTCCGCGCGGCCGATCCCGCGCCCCGCGCCCGTGACAATCGCGACCTTGCCCGCAAGCCTGTTCCCCATGATCCGTTTCCTTTCCGCCCGTTGTCTGCGTAACCCTGGTGGAATCAGCGCACCGGCCCGCCGAACTGTCCGAGACGACACCGGCCGGGGGCTCGCTCCCCAACGATACGAACGCGGGCACGAGCGGGCAAGCGATGCGCGGCTCAGGCGCTCGCGGCCGGGCGGAAGCGGGGGATCGTGATCTCGTCCGTCGCCTGCTCGAAGGTCACCTCGACCGCCAGCCCTTCGCGAAGCGCGTCGTTCTCAATGCCGACGATGTTGGTGTAGAGTCGTGGACCTTCTTCCAGCTCCACCAGCGCGACGTTGTAGGGCAGCTCGTCCTTGAAACCTGCGTAGTAGAGCTGGTGAAAGACCGTCCACGACCAGATGCGCCCTCGGCCCGAGAGCAGTTCCCAGCTCGCTTCGGGCGAGAGGCAGCGCGTGCAGGTCGGGCCCGGTGGAAAGCGCAGGTGGCCGCAACCGGCGCAGCGCTGCATGCGCAGCTCATGCTGCTGTGCGGCCTCCCAGAACGGCCGGCTCCAGACATCGGGCTCAGGCAGCGGTTTCGCGTAGGTCATCGGCTTCACCGCGTGTAGATGATCGAGACGCTGCAGGGCGTGGCGCAGAGAAACTGCGCGACGTTGCAGCCGGCCACCTGGCGCGGCCCGCATTCGCCGCGCACCTGGCGCACCGCCTCGACGTTCAAGCCCCAGCCCTGCATGTAGCTCTCGGAGAGATGGCCGCCCGAAGTGTTGGCCGGCAGGGCGCCGCTCAGCCGCAGCCTGCCGTTTTCCACGAAGCGGCCGCCTTCGCCCTGCGCGCAGAAGCCGAAGCCCTCCAGAGAGAAAACCACGGTGGGCGTGAAGTTGTCGTAGATCTGCAGCACGTCGACGGCCTCGCGGCCGAGGCCAGCCATCGCATACACCCGCTCGGCGCACTGCTGCATCGCGCCGAACCAGAAGTCGTCCGGGCAGGTGCTGGCGGCGCGGTAGTCGTCGGCGCGGGCCATGCCGGCGATGTAGACCGGGGGCTTGCGCAGATCCCGCGCCCGCTCGGCGCTGGTCAGGATCAGCGCCACACCGCCGTCGTTGATCAGGCAGTAGTCGAACAGCCCCAGCGGCTCGGCGATGTAGCGGGCGTTGCGGTGATCTTCCAGCGAGATCGGCCGCTTCATCACGGCGTTGGGGTTGAGCAGCGCGTGTTCACGGAAGGTAACGGCGATCTGGCCGAGCTGCTCGGTGGTGCTGCCGTAGCGCAGCATGTGCTTACGCCACAGCAGCGCGTGCTGCGCGCCGGGAGAGGTCATCCCCCACGGCGCCCAGAAGCTCGGGTCGCCGCCGTAGTAGACGCGGCGCGAGCGGCCGTTGTTGCCGTAGACCAGCGCCACGGTGCTCGCCATGCCGCAGGCGATCGCCATCACCGCCGCCTCGATCGAGATGCCGCTCATCCGCCCTTCGGCGGGGAACTGGGCGCCCCAGCGCGGCGAGATGCCGGTCATTTCGCCGAAGCGGGCGTAGTGCGGCACGCGGTTGACGACGAGGCCGTCGATCTCGTTCGCGCGCAGGCCGGCGTCGTCCAGCGCGTTGCGAAGCGCCTCGGCGGCGAGGCCGTTGGCGTCGCTCTCGGGAAAGTTTCCGAAGCGGCTGCTGCCGACGCCGACCACGGCCACCCGCCGCGACAGCTCGCTCACGGCCGCGCCTCGCTCGACGCGATCTCGCGCAGGATCTCGGCGGTGTGCTCACCGAGACGTGGCGCAGGGCGGCGAATCGAGGCAGGCGTCTCCGAAAACTCCCAGGGCGGCGCGAGCACGCGCAGCGGCCCGATGCCGGGCTGCTCGATCTCCTGCACCATGCCCAGGTGCTGCACCTGCGGCAGCGCGACGAGCTGCGCGTAGTCGTTCATCGGGAAACAGGTGCCGCCGAGGCGCTCCACAATCGCGGTCACCTGCGCCGTGGTGAAGGCGGCGAAGGCCCGCTCCCAGAGATGCTTGACCTCGTGCGCGTGGCGGCCGGTGCCGCCCGCCGTGTCCCGCTCAAGCAGCGGGTAGAGCGGATCGTCCCGCACCCACTCCATGTCCAGCTCGCGCAGCAACGCGTCGAAGCGCTCGCGCTCCATGCGCGCCAGCGAGAAGAAGATCGCCCCGTCCTTGCAGCGGTAGCCTTGGTCCGGCGGCTTGACGTAGCTGTCGAGGTGGAAGCCCCACCACTCGTCGGGATTGGAGAGAGCGACCCAGAGCGTGGAGCGCATCGCCAGCATGCTGCCGAACAGCGAGACGTCGATGCGCTGTCCGAGGCCGCTCTGCTCGCGTTCGAGCAGCGCGGCGCAGATCGCCTGCACGGCATAGTTGGCGGCGTACATGCTGGCGACGTCCGTGCCCAGCCGCACCGGCTCCTCGCCGATATGCCCGAGCGAGGACGTGGCCTCGGAGAGCAATTGCGCCGGCAGCTCGCCCGCCGGCCGGTTCGCCCATGGCCCGCGGTCGCCGTAGCCGGATATTTGACAGCAGACCAGCCGCTGATTGAAGGCCGCCATCGCGTCATAGCCGAGTTCGGGAGCCGGCAGACGGTTCGCATCGATCACGGCCACATCCGCATTCGCGAGCAGCCCGCGCGCTGACTCGATCCCGCCCGGCTTGGCCAGATCGAGGACCACGCCGCGCTTGTTGCGGTTCAGGCTGAGGAAGACGGCGCTTGTATCGCCCCGCAGCGGCGGACCCCAGCCGCGGGCGCGGTCACCCGCCGGCGGCTCGATCTTGATGACATCTGCTCCGGCATCGCCCAACGCCATCGCGCAGTATGGCCCGGCCACGCCCTCGGCGAGCTCGACCACGCGATAGCCGTCCAGCGGCCCGCTCATGACGAGCCCGCCTGGGCGCCGGCCGGCGCGGCGTTGAGCTTGCGCTCCAGCTCGTCCAAGATCTCGCCGGTGTGCTCGCCGGGCATGGGCGTGCCGCGCCAGGCTGCCGGCGTGCGGGAGAAGTGCCAGGGCGGCCCGCCGGTCCAGACGCGCCCCCAGGCCGAGGTCTCGACCTCGAGCAAATACTCGTTCTCGACCGACTGGCGATGCTGGCGCAACTGCTCGAAACGCAGCGGATAGCCGCAGGGCACGCCGGCGTGGGCCAGCTTCATCATCCAGTAGAACTGCGGCTTTGCACGGAAAACCGGCTGCAGCAGCGCCGCCAGATCGTCGCGATGTCGCACACGCTCGGCGTTCGTGGCGAAGCGGGGGTCGGCGGCCAGCTCCGGCCGCTCGATCGCGGCGCAGAAGGCCCGCCACTCGTCCTCGCTCGTGACGGAGACGCCGAGCCACTGCTGATCTTCGCAGAGAAAGCACTGGTCGGGCGCGGTGGCGTATGCCGCGCTGCCAAGCGGCACGTGCAGTGCGCCCGTCGCCAGGTACTCGGCCAGCCGCGCCGTTTGCAGCGCCGCGGCCGCGCGAATCATCGGCACTTCGACCTTCTGACCACGGCCGGTGCGTCGTCGCGCCAGCAATGCCATGAGGATCGCCTGCGCCGCGTAGTTGCCGGTCGTCGCGTCCATCTGCGTGAAATGCCGGTAGATTTCGCGCTCGCCGCCGCGCGGACCGTTTGTGGACCAGAAGCCGCTGACGTACTGCATCTGCGTGTCGGCGCCGGGGCGCTCGGCCATCGGGCCGCTTTCGCCCCAGCCGGTGACCGAGCAGTAGACCAGGCGCGGATTGATCGCGCGCACCGTCTCATAGCCGAGACCAAGGCGATCTCCCACACCGGGGCGCATGTTGATCAGGAAGGCATCGCAGGTTTGCAGCAGTTCGTACGCGGTGGCGCGGTCGCGCGTGGCCTTGAGGTCGAGGAAGAGGCCGCGCTTGTTCATGTTCCAGGTGATGTAGCCGATCGAGGTGCCGTCGATCGTTGGCGGCACGCCGGCGCCAAGCGACGACCAGAGCACCCCCGGCTGCTCGATGTGGATCACGTCGGCGCCCATGCTGCCGAGCTGCATCGAGGCCCACGGCCCGACCATCCACATCGTCAGGTCGAAGATGCGCAGGCCGGCCAGCGGTCCGGGCATGGCCTCACCCCCGGCCCCTCTCCATGACAATCCATCGCGCGAAGCGCGAACTTCCGGAGAGAGGGTAGTTAGGGCCGGGACGGGCCCGGCGGCCTCAACGTAGGCAAGCGCTGCTGCACTGTCAACGCGCGCGGCGGCGTAGACTGGGCCGCGAGGCGCGGGAGGCGAGCATGAGGGAAGAGGGGCTGGTGCTAAGCGATCTCACGGTGCTGGAGCTGAGCGAGGGCATCGCCGGGCCGTACTGCGGCAAGTTGCTGGCTGCGCTGGGCGCGCGAGTGATCAAGATCGAGCCTCCAGGCGGCGACCGTGCCCGTTTGCTGGCCCCCTTCGCCGGCGACGAGCCGCACCCGGAGAAGAGCGGCCTCTTCCTCTACCTCAATATGGCGAAGGAGAGCATCGTCCTCGATCTGACTCGTGCTCCGGACCGGACCCAGTTTCGGCGACTCGCCGCCGAGGCCGACATCATCATCGAGGGCTTCATGCCGGGCACGCTCGCGGCTCTGGAACTCGACTTCGCCGCGCTTGCGGGAGAGAACCCGCGGATGATCCTCTGCTCGATCACGCGGTTCGGGCAGGACGGTCCGTACCGCGACTATTTGGCTACCGAAATCACCGCGCAGGCGCTGGGCGGCCTGCTGTACACGATCGGGTTGCCCGATCGCGAGCCGCTGAAGATCGGCGGCAGCCCCGCCCTGTGCAACGCAGGTGGCGCCGCCTTCAGTGCGATCATGGCGGCGTTGTGGCAGCGCGACCGCACCGGCGCAGGCCAGGCGATCGATATCTCGCTGCAGGAGGCGACGGCGATCACGCAAATTCACGCCAGCATCGAGGCCACCTGGCAGGGCACGAACCTGCAGCGACGGCCGAGCGTGTTGCTGGAGGCGAAGGACGGCTGGGCCTCGGTCGGGTTGGAGATGGGCGTCGCGGCCGAGACCTGGCCGCGCGTCTGCGCGATGCTGGGCCGGCCGGAGCTGGCCGCCGATCCGCGCTTCGCCAGCTCGGCGGCGCGGCGCGAGAACCGTGAAGCTGTAGCCGAGATCGTCGCGGACTTGGTTCGCGGCCAGCCGAAGGAAGCGATCTACCACGAGCTGCAGAGCCTGCGCTCGATCGCCGGCTACGTGGCGACCGCGGCCGACCTGCACGCCTCCGCCCAGCTCGCGGCCCGCGGCTTCTTCCAGCAAATCGAGCACCCCGTCGCCGGCAGCGCCCGCTATCCCGGCCTGCCCTTCCGCATCGGGGAGATGCCCGCGGTCACCGGCCGCGCCCCGCTGCTCGGCGAGCACGCGCAAGCGACAACGCAACGCGCCGACAAGGGCATGCCCGCGAAGCCACCTTCGACGCCCGACGCCCTGGGCCCTACGCCCTCGACGCCGCCCCTCGAAGGCGTCCGCATCCTCGATCTTACCCAGGTCGCGGTGGGGCCGTACGCGACGCTTTTGCTCGCCGGCCTCGGCGCCGAGGTGATCAAGGTCGAATCCAATCGCCGTCCGGACATCAGCCGCGGCCCGGTGCATCCCGAAGGCGAGACGCAGCTCAAGCAGTATCCGCACGGCGAGCCGGGCGAGCGGCCGTGGAACCGCGCCGCCTACTTCAACCAGCGCAACCGCGGCAAGCTCGGCATCACCCTCGACCTCTCGGACGAACGCGGCAAGGATCTCTGCAAGCGGCTGGCGGCCTGCTGCGACGCCGTCGCCGAAAACTTCCGCGCCTCGGTGATGGAGCGACAGGGACTCGGCTGGGACGAGCTGCGAGCGGTGAACCCACGCCTCGTCTATCTCAAGCTCAGCAGCCAGGGCGACAGCGGACCGGAGCGCGACTACGGTTCCCTGGGCTCGACGCTGGAGCAGACCGGCGGCCTCGTCTCCGTGACCGGCTACCGCGACGGGCCGCCGCTGATGACCAACGGCACCTACCCGGACCCGGTCGCCGGCGTGCTGGCCGTGGGCGCGCTGATCGCCGGCCTGCGCCGAGCGCGGCAGACCGGCGAGGGACAGTTCGTCGACTTCTCGCAGCGCGAGGCGACGATCGGCCTCTTCGGCGAGGCGATGATGGACTTCGCGCTCAACGGCCGGGTGCAAGGACCGATCGGCAATCGCCATCCGCAGTTCGCGCCGCAGGGCGTCTACCCGTGTTCAGGGAACAGGGGAGCTGGAAGCTCGGGCAGGGATGCCAGAGGCGCTTCGCCTGGTGACGGTCAACCGAGCGGGCCGGATGATTGGATTGCGATCTCGATAGAGGACGACGGGCAGTGGGCGCGGCTGCAGCAGGCGATGGGCAATCCCGCCTGGACGCGGGGCGAACGCTTGACGACCGCCGCGGGCCGCAGGGCCCTGCACGACGAGCTCGACTCCGCGATCTCCGCGTGGACGGCGGGCTACGACAAGCACGCACTGATGCACCTCCTGCAGCGGCACGGCGTGCCTGCCGGTGCGGTGCTCACCGGCGTGCAACTGCTGAACGACGCGCAGCTCAAGGCCCGCGGCTGGTGGGAGGAACTGATCCCGACTGAGGTTGGGGAGCCGCACCGCTTCGTCTCGGCGCCCTGGCGGCTCGCTGCCGCGCCGCGCCGGCCCAGCACGCCGGCGCCATGCCTTGGTGAACACAACGCCCGCGTCTACCGCGGTCTGCTCGGCCTCAGCGCCGACGAGTACGCGGACCTTCAAGCCGCCGGCGTGATCAGCATCGAGCCGCTGTGGCTGCGCGCCTGAAGCCGCGTTGACAGGCGCGCCGCCGGGGCGGTACACCTCGGATGGCAGATCGATCGTCCACGCCGAACGATTGCAAGCGAAGACGGAGCCGCGCATGGACTTCGAAGTGACCTACAGCGAGGAGCAGCTGCGCTTCCGCGCCGAGGTGCGCGCCTGGTTTGAGGCGAACGTGCCGCCCGGCCTCACGCGCGAGCCGAAGGACGCCGACGAGTCGCTGCAGCTCTACCTCCAGCGCCGCGAGCTGGGCCGCAAGCTCGGCGCCAAGGGCTGGCTCTTCCCCCACGCGCCGGCCGAGCACGGCGGCGGCGGCCTCGATGTGGACCACACCATCATCCTGGAAGAGGAAGCCGACCGGCTGGACCTCTCGCTGCCGCCCTTCTACGACACCGGCGGCACCCTCGGCGCGCCAAGCATCCTCGTCTGGGGCTCCGAGGACCAGAAGCAGCGCTTCCTGCCGCCGATCTACAAGGGCGAGGTGCGCGT
This window encodes:
- a CDS encoding SDR family NAD(P)-dependent oxidoreductase, with the translated sequence MGNRLAGKVAIVTGAGRGIGRAEAMLLAAEGAAVVVNDLGGNVDGTGHDGGPADQVVAEIKAAGGRAVANYANVAEMQGGESMVKTALDTFGRLDILVNNAGILRDRMVFNMSEEEWDAVVDVHLKGHFTTIKAAGVIFRQQRSGRIINTSSTSGLGNMGQANYSAAKEGIVGLTRTVARDLGRYGATCNAIRPTAGTRLTLSPEVAEAARRSAAAGVTRAGSNTLAELKPEAVAPMVVYLATDEAQNINGRTFMVRGNQVSLYSEPVPERTIFAPGDMWTVDELARVVPQTLAQGLRNEFAPKEAAATA
- a CDS encoding Zn-ribbon domain-containing OB-fold protein — encoded protein: MTYAKPLPEPDVWSRPFWEAAQQHELRMQRCAGCGHLRFPPGPTCTRCLSPEASWELLSGRGRIWSWTVFHQLYYAGFKDELPYNVALVELEEGPRLYTNIVGIENDALREGLAVEVTFEQATDEITIPRFRPAASA
- a CDS encoding thiolase family protein; its protein translation is MSELSRRVAVVGVGSSRFGNFPESDANGLAAEALRNALDDAGLRANEIDGLVVNRVPHYARFGEMTGISPRWGAQFPAEGRMSGISIEAAVMAIACGMASTVALVYGNNGRSRRVYYGGDPSFWAPWGMTSPGAQHALLWRKHMLRYGSTTEQLGQIAVTFREHALLNPNAVMKRPISLEDHRNARYIAEPLGLFDYCLINDGGVALILTSAERARDLRKPPVYIAGMARADDYRAASTCPDDFWFGAMQQCAERVYAMAGLGREAVDVLQIYDNFTPTVVFSLEGFGFCAQGEGGRFVENGRLRLSGALPANTSGGHLSESYMQGWGLNVEAVRQVRGECGPRQVAGCNVAQFLCATPCSVSIIYTR
- a CDS encoding CoA transferase, whose translation is MSGPLDGYRVVELAEGVAGPYCAMALGDAGADVIKIEPPAGDRARGWGPPLRGDTSAVFLSLNRNKRGVVLDLAKPGGIESARGLLANADVAVIDANRLPAPELGYDAMAAFNQRLVCCQISGYGDRGPWANRPAGELPAQLLSEATSSLGHIGEEPVRLGTDVASMYAANYAVQAICAALLEREQSGLGQRIDVSLFGSMLAMRSTLWVALSNPDEWWGFHLDSYVKPPDQGYRCKDGAIFFSLARMERERFDALLRELDMEWVRDDPLYPLLERDTAGGTGRHAHEVKHLWERAFAAFTTAQVTAIVERLGGTCFPMNDYAQLVALPQVQHLGMVQEIEQPGIGPLRVLAPPWEFSETPASIRRPAPRLGEHTAEILREIASSEARP
- a CDS encoding CoA transferase, with the translated sequence MPGPLAGLRIFDLTMWMVGPWASMQLGSMGADVIHIEQPGVLWSSLGAGVPPTIDGTSIGYITWNMNKRGLFLDLKATRDRATAYELLQTCDAFLINMRPGVGDRLGLGYETVRAINPRLVYCSVTGWGESGPMAERPGADTQMQYVSGFWSTNGPRGGEREIYRHFTQMDATTGNYAAQAILMALLARRRTGRGQKVEVPMIRAAAALQTARLAEYLATGALHVPLGSAAYATAPDQCFLCEDQQWLGVSVTSEDEWRAFCAAIERPELAADPRFATNAERVRHRDDLAALLQPVFRAKPQFYWMMKLAHAGVPCGYPLRFEQLRQHRQSVENEYLLEVETSAWGRVWTGGPPWHFSRTPAAWRGTPMPGEHTGEILDELERKLNAAPAGAQAGSS
- a CDS encoding CoA transferase encodes the protein MREEGLVLSDLTVLELSEGIAGPYCGKLLAALGARVIKIEPPGGDRARLLAPFAGDEPHPEKSGLFLYLNMAKESIVLDLTRAPDRTQFRRLAAEADIIIEGFMPGTLAALELDFAALAGENPRMILCSITRFGQDGPYRDYLATEITAQALGGLLYTIGLPDREPLKIGGSPALCNAGGAAFSAIMAALWQRDRTGAGQAIDISLQEATAITQIHASIEATWQGTNLQRRPSVLLEAKDGWASVGLEMGVAAETWPRVCAMLGRPELAADPRFASSAARRENREAVAEIVADLVRGQPKEAIYHELQSLRSIAGYVATAADLHASAQLAARGFFQQIEHPVAGSARYPGLPFRIGEMPAVTGRAPLLGEHAQATTQRADKGMPAKPPSTPDALGPTPSTPPLEGVRILDLTQVAVGPYATLLLAGLGAEVIKVESNRRPDISRGPVHPEGETQLKQYPHGEPGERPWNRAAYFNQRNRGKLGITLDLSDERGKDLCKRLAACCDAVAENFRASVMERQGLGWDELRAVNPRLVYLKLSSQGDSGPERDYGSLGSTLEQTGGLVSVTGYRDGPPLMTNGTYPDPVAGVLAVGALIAGLRRARQTGEGQFVDFSQREATIGLFGEAMMDFALNGRVQGPIGNRHPQFAPQGVYPCSGNRGAGSSGRDARGASPGDGQPSGPDDWIAISIEDDGQWARLQQAMGNPAWTRGERLTTAAGRRALHDELDSAISAWTAGYDKHALMHLLQRHGVPAGAVLTGVQLLNDAQLKARGWWEELIPTEVGEPHRFVSAPWRLAAAPRRPSTPAPCLGEHNARVYRGLLGLSADEYADLQAAGVISIEPLWLRA